In Anaerolineales bacterium, a single genomic region encodes these proteins:
- a CDS encoding DUF166 family protein, translated as MRILAIISGEYGRRHLENLREHGPSQWHFEEWRAPSVLPPVIDDPEEHLPDHFPAVDLILSFAEHRGVAELLPEIARMSGAQAVIAAIDDEAWLPRGLARQLRGWLKDMGVECVTPKPLCTLRENDYGVARGSRITYEDPLISTFARHFGQPELKLTIDPKTRIITAAEVLRDAVCGCARHAAQGLVGTSADEAEEKAGLLHHHYPCMSAMGIDDDYGDTLMHVSGNVLKSEVGAQVKPFKQVQVFRPEGRSE; from the coding sequence ATGCGCATACTCGCCATCATATCGGGGGAATACGGTCGACGCCACCTCGAAAACTTGCGGGAGCACGGTCCATCCCAATGGCACTTCGAGGAATGGAGAGCGCCTTCTGTGCTTCCACCGGTGATCGACGATCCGGAGGAGCATCTACCCGATCATTTTCCGGCGGTTGATTTGATTCTCTCCTTCGCCGAGCATCGCGGCGTGGCGGAGCTGCTGCCCGAAATCGCCCGAATGAGCGGTGCGCAGGCGGTCATCGCCGCGATCGATGATGAAGCATGGCTGCCACGCGGTCTGGCTCGCCAGTTGCGCGGTTGGTTGAAGGACATGGGCGTTGAATGCGTCACGCCGAAACCATTGTGCACCCTCCGCGAAAACGACTACGGTGTGGCGCGCGGATCCCGAATAACCTACGAGGATCCGCTGATTTCTACCTTCGCACGCCATTTCGGACAGCCGGAATTGAAACTCACCATCGACCCGAAAACGCGGATCATCACGGCAGCCGAAGTCCTGCGCGATGCGGTCTGTGGCTGCGCCCGCCACGCCGCACAGGGCCTGGTGGGTACTTCTGCCGACGAAGCCGAGGAGAAAGCCGGTCTGCTGCATCATCACTATCCCTGCATGTCTGCCATGGGCATCGACGACGATTACGGCGACACACTGATGCACGTTTCAGGCAACGTACTCAAATCGGAAGTCGGGGCGCAGGTCAAACCCTTCAAGCAGGTGCAGGTTTTTCGGCCCGAGGGGAGAAGCGAATAG
- a CDS encoding 4Fe-4S dicluster domain-containing protein yields MSRPLWFTEFVKKIFPTRYLLARATRLPYLGSLVDRTLFDGDDMIYLPSNRTIQVNEAIPANRNMVVPSQVVEHFIERAEVHWIMHSCICRTAAGCEDYPRDLGCLFLGEAALDINPDLGRRVTKTEASRHVARCREAGLVHLIGRNKLDTVWLGVGPGHRLLTICNCCPCCCVWRVLPYVKAEIGAKVTRMPGVEVSVGEACIGCGDCLDTCFVNAIRLVDDRAQIIESCRGCGRCVEICPQGAIELQVNADGFVERAIERIAPLVDLR; encoded by the coding sequence ATGAGCCGACCATTGTGGTTTACGGAGTTCGTCAAGAAAATCTTCCCCACTCGCTATCTGCTCGCTCGCGCAACGCGCTTGCCCTACCTGGGCTCGCTCGTCGACCGCACACTTTTCGATGGCGACGATATGATCTATCTCCCGTCCAATCGAACAATACAAGTCAACGAAGCCATCCCGGCGAACAGAAATATGGTCGTACCCTCCCAGGTGGTGGAGCATTTTATCGAGCGTGCCGAGGTCCACTGGATCATGCACAGTTGTATTTGCCGTACGGCGGCAGGCTGTGAGGATTATCCCAGGGACCTGGGATGCCTGTTCCTCGGGGAAGCTGCATTGGACATCAACCCCGACCTCGGCCGAAGGGTGACGAAGACCGAAGCCAGCCGGCACGTTGCGCGCTGCCGCGAGGCGGGGTTGGTGCATTTGATTGGAAGGAACAAACTGGACACCGTCTGGCTCGGAGTCGGACCGGGGCATCGACTGCTGACCATCTGCAACTGCTGCCCCTGCTGCTGCGTCTGGCGGGTGCTGCCCTATGTAAAAGCGGAAATTGGCGCCAAGGTCACGCGCATGCCCGGCGTCGAAGTCTCGGTCGGAGAGGCGTGCATCGGTTGCGGCGACTGCCTGGACACCTGCTTCGTGAATGCGATCCGCCTGGTCGACGATCGGGCACAGATCATAGAATCCTGCCGGGGCTGCGGTCGTTGTGTGGAAATCTGCCCGCAAGGTGCGATCGAACTCCAGGTGAACGCAGACGGGTTCGTCGAGCGCGCCATCGAGCGCATCGCTCCACTCGTGGATTTGCGCTGA
- a CDS encoding TerC family protein gives MTELISDPQNWIALLTLTALEIVLGIDNIIFITILSGKLPQDQQARGRTVGLAMAMVSRILLLFSITWLTRLTTPLFDVVGLTVTGRGIILIVGGLFLLGKSTFEIHDKLEMPSGHTEVRAATSFVGVVFQIMLLDVVFSLDSVITAVGIGNELAVMVAAVVVAVGVMMFAAGPIGDFVNRHPTLKILALSFLLLIGVSLVAEGMEFHIPKGYIYFAMAFSFFVEMLNLRLHAKERDPLKLHTAYAAENGGSSQQVLE, from the coding sequence ATGACGGAATTGATCTCGGATCCGCAAAACTGGATTGCGCTGCTCACGCTGACCGCACTGGAGATCGTGTTGGGCATCGATAACATCATCTTCATAACCATACTCTCCGGTAAACTTCCGCAGGACCAGCAGGCCCGCGGGCGTACGGTCGGTTTGGCCATGGCCATGGTCAGCCGTATTCTCCTGCTTTTCTCGATTACCTGGTTGACGCGGCTCACGACGCCGCTGTTCGACGTTGTTGGCCTGACCGTTACGGGCCGCGGCATTATCTTGATCGTCGGCGGTTTGTTTCTGCTGGGAAAGAGCACCTTCGAGATTCACGATAAGCTCGAAATGCCCTCGGGACACACCGAGGTGAGAGCGGCAACATCCTTTGTCGGCGTCGTTTTTCAGATCATGCTGCTCGATGTCGTTTTTTCATTGGACTCCGTGATCACCGCCGTGGGGATTGGCAACGAGCTGGCGGTGATGGTGGCGGCCGTGGTCGTCGCTGTCGGGGTGATGATGTTCGCAGCCGGACCGATCGGTGATTTCGTCAACCGGCATCCCACCTTGAAAATCCTGGCCCTCAGTTTTCTGCTGTTGATCGGCGTTTCGCTGGTGGCGGAAGGGATGGAGTTTCATATTCCCAAAGGATACATCTACTTCGCCATGGCGTTTTCGTTCTTCGTGGAAATGCTCAATCTGCGCCTGCACGCCAAGGAGCGCGATCCGCTGAAATTACACACGGCTTACGCAGCGGAAAACGGGGGCAGTTCACAGCAAGTATTGGAATAA